A stretch of Panthera tigris isolate Pti1 chromosome E2, P.tigris_Pti1_mat1.1, whole genome shotgun sequence DNA encodes these proteins:
- the CARD8 gene encoding caspase recruitment domain-containing protein 8 isoform X3, with protein sequence MEKYSSKKRIRIFKRCPLTWLCVCSSDADKVEKNAYRSENFYLSPWRMSARSKQKQKQISTPSQDRCKIDFLSGYDDVSHPCSSAAHIQDDQFSTFSENGGYCEVLISKPPPHITALGTESCEEEISCSPFRSESEDQESSQSQESEDTCWEEKTVVPHLVAKLCSGTEPVCKSNQFLGPEGNVDIELIDKSANRYSVHFPVAGFYLWPATGLGFLVTAAVTVTITFDSWGRHLDLKLQHHEKWMVAGPLFDISVEPEGVITEIHLPHVISLPANEVDISWFQVAHFKDEGMVLEPPARVEPFYAILENPSFSLMGILLRLARETCLSVPITSTALIYYHFHPEDVKFHLYLIPSDSLLTKAIDEEEAKFQGVRLQTSPPVDPLNFGSRYIVSCLPPLEIIPKELKLSYRNPGEIQVFSKVYAGRMKEPIMLEITDKRYKTLIWYTLVKPAVAFMKEHHRHLQARLGNLNGVLDDLQDRGVFTEEEKEMVQQMPTQQRRNETLLRMVENKGHQAQKVLFKSISRRDPYLMSYLNQQSLQQ encoded by the exons atggaaaaatattcatctAAGAAAAGGATACGCATATTTAAGAGATGCCCTTTGACATG GTTGTGTGTGTGCAGCAGTGATGCAGACAAAGTGGAAAAGAATGCCTACCGCTCAGAGAACTTCTACCTGTCACCATGGAGGATGTCCGCCCggtcaaagcaaaaacaaaaacagatctcTACCCCTTCTCAGGACCGATGCAAAATTGACTTTCTCAG TGGATATGATGACGTATCTCACCCCTGCTCTTCGGCTGCGCACATACAGGATGACCAGTTTTCTACTTTCTCAGAAAATGGAGGATATTGTGAAGTGTTGATATCAAAGCCACCACCGCACATCACTGCTCTTGGAACTGAGTCCTGTGAGGAAGAGATTTCCTG TTCTCCATTCAGAAGCGAATCTGAAGACCAAGAATCTTCACAGAGTCAAGAATCAG aagataCTTGCTGGGAAGAGAAGACAGTAGTGCCTCACCTGGTTGCTAAACTCTGTTCTGGGACTGAACCGGTTTGTAAAAGTAATCAGTTTCTGGGACCTGAAGGAAATGTGGATATTGAGTTGATTGATAAGAGTGCAAACAGATACAG TGTCCACTTCCCCGTGGCCGGCTTCTATCTGTGGCCAGCAACAGGCCTTGGCTTCCTGGTAACAGCAGCAGTGACCGTGACGATTACGTTCGATTCTTGGGGTCGGCACCTGGACCTGAAGTTACAGCATCACGAGAAGTGGATGGTGGCCGGCCCTTTATTTGACATCTCTGTGGAGCCTGAGGGGGTCATCACTGAAATCCACCTCCCCCACGTCATCTCCCTCCCAG CAAATGAGGTCGATATCTCTTGGTTCCAAGTTGCTCATTTTAAGGATGAAGGGATGGTCCTGGAGCCACCAGCCCGAGTGGAGCCTTTCTATGCCATCCTGGAAAACCCTAGCTTCTCTCTGATGGGGATCCTGCTGAGACTTGCCAGAGAGACCTGTCTTTCGGTCCCCATCACATCCACGGCACTAATCTATTATCACTTCCACCCCGAAGATGTGAAATTTCACTTGTATCTTATCCCCAGCGACTCCTTGCTAACGAAG GCAATAGATGAGGAGGAAGCTAAATTTCAAGGTGTGCGTCTGCAGACCTCGCCCCCAGTGGACCCACTGAATTTTGGTTCCCGTTATATTGTGTCTTGTTTGCCTCCCCTGGAAATAATACCCAAG GAGTTGAAATTATCCTACAGGAACCCTGGAGAAATCCAGGTCTTCTCTAAAGTCTATGCTGGGAGGATGAAGGAACCAATCATGCTTGAAATTACTGACAAAAGATACAAGACTTTGATCTGGTACACTTTGGTGAAGCCAG CTGTGGCCTTTATGAAGGAGCACCATCGTCATCTTCAAGCCAGGCTGGGGAACCTGAATGGAGTCCTGGATGATCTTCAGGACCGTGGGGTCTTCACcgaggaagagaaggagatggTGCAGCAGATGCCAACACAGCAGAGAAGGAACGAGACCCTACTGAGGATGGTGGAGAATAAAGGGCACCAGGCCCAGAAGGTGCTCTTCAAAAGCATTAGTAGAAGAGACCCTTATCTGATGTCCTACCTCAACCAGCAGAGTTTACAACAGTGA
- the CARD8 gene encoding caspase recruitment domain-containing protein 8 isoform X2, with protein MEKYSSKKRIRIFKRCPLTWLCVCSSDADKVEKNAYRSENFYLSPWRMSARSKQKQKQISTPSQDRCKIDFLSGYDDVSHPCSSAAHIQDDQFSTFSENGGYCEVLISKPPPHITALGTESCEEEISCSPFRSESEDQESSQSQESDTCWEEKTVVPHLVAKLCSGTEPVCKSNQFLGPEGNVDIELIDKSANRYSVHFPVAGFYLWPATGLGFLVTAAVTVTITFDSWGRHLDLKLQHHEKWMVAGPLFDISVEPEGVITEIHLPHVISLPANEVDISWFQVAHFKDEGMVLEPPARVEPFYAILENPSFSLMGILLRLARETCLSVPITSTALIYYHFHPEDVKFHLYLIPSDSLLTKAIDEEEAKFQGVRLQTSPPVDPLNFGSRYIVSCLPPLEIIPKELKLSYRNPGEIQVFSKVYAGRMKEPIMLEITDKRYKTLIWYTLVKPEELQFGATSAPPPLPAVAFMKEHHRHLQARLGNLNGVLDDLQDRGVFTEEEKEMVQQMPTQQRRNETLLRMVENKGHQAQKVLFKSISRRDPYLMSYLNQQSLQQ; from the exons atggaaaaatattcatctAAGAAAAGGATACGCATATTTAAGAGATGCCCTTTGACATG GTTGTGTGTGTGCAGCAGTGATGCAGACAAAGTGGAAAAGAATGCCTACCGCTCAGAGAACTTCTACCTGTCACCATGGAGGATGTCCGCCCggtcaaagcaaaaacaaaaacagatctcTACCCCTTCTCAGGACCGATGCAAAATTGACTTTCTCAG TGGATATGATGACGTATCTCACCCCTGCTCTTCGGCTGCGCACATACAGGATGACCAGTTTTCTACTTTCTCAGAAAATGGAGGATATTGTGAAGTGTTGATATCAAAGCCACCACCGCACATCACTGCTCTTGGAACTGAGTCCTGTGAGGAAGAGATTTCCTG TTCTCCATTCAGAAGCGAATCTGAAGACCAAGAATCTTCACAGAGTCAAGAATCAG ataCTTGCTGGGAAGAGAAGACAGTAGTGCCTCACCTGGTTGCTAAACTCTGTTCTGGGACTGAACCGGTTTGTAAAAGTAATCAGTTTCTGGGACCTGAAGGAAATGTGGATATTGAGTTGATTGATAAGAGTGCAAACAGATACAG TGTCCACTTCCCCGTGGCCGGCTTCTATCTGTGGCCAGCAACAGGCCTTGGCTTCCTGGTAACAGCAGCAGTGACCGTGACGATTACGTTCGATTCTTGGGGTCGGCACCTGGACCTGAAGTTACAGCATCACGAGAAGTGGATGGTGGCCGGCCCTTTATTTGACATCTCTGTGGAGCCTGAGGGGGTCATCACTGAAATCCACCTCCCCCACGTCATCTCCCTCCCAG CAAATGAGGTCGATATCTCTTGGTTCCAAGTTGCTCATTTTAAGGATGAAGGGATGGTCCTGGAGCCACCAGCCCGAGTGGAGCCTTTCTATGCCATCCTGGAAAACCCTAGCTTCTCTCTGATGGGGATCCTGCTGAGACTTGCCAGAGAGACCTGTCTTTCGGTCCCCATCACATCCACGGCACTAATCTATTATCACTTCCACCCCGAAGATGTGAAATTTCACTTGTATCTTATCCCCAGCGACTCCTTGCTAACGAAG GCAATAGATGAGGAGGAAGCTAAATTTCAAGGTGTGCGTCTGCAGACCTCGCCCCCAGTGGACCCACTGAATTTTGGTTCCCGTTATATTGTGTCTTGTTTGCCTCCCCTGGAAATAATACCCAAG GAGTTGAAATTATCCTACAGGAACCCTGGAGAAATCCAGGTCTTCTCTAAAGTCTATGCTGGGAGGATGAAGGAACCAATCATGCTTGAAATTACTGACAAAAGATACAAGACTTTGATCTGGTACACTTTGGTGAAGCCAG agGAGCTCCAGTTTGGTGCTACAtcggcccctcctcccctcccag CTGTGGCCTTTATGAAGGAGCACCATCGTCATCTTCAAGCCAGGCTGGGGAACCTGAATGGAGTCCTGGATGATCTTCAGGACCGTGGGGTCTTCACcgaggaagagaaggagatggTGCAGCAGATGCCAACACAGCAGAGAAGGAACGAGACCCTACTGAGGATGGTGGAGAATAAAGGGCACCAGGCCCAGAAGGTGCTCTTCAAAAGCATTAGTAGAAGAGACCCTTATCTGATGTCCTACCTCAACCAGCAGAGTTTACAACAGTGA
- the CARD8 gene encoding caspase recruitment domain-containing protein 8 isoform X5 has protein sequence MEKYSSKKRIRIFKRCPLTWLCVCSSDADKVEKNAYRSENFYLSPWRMSARSKQKQKQISTPSQDRCKIDFLSGYDDVSHPCSSAAHIQDDQFSTFSENGGYCEVLISKPPPHITALGTESCEEEISCSPFRSESEDQESSQSQESEDTCWEEKTVVPHLVAKLCSGTEPVCKSNQFLGPEGNVDIELIDKSANRYSVHFPVAGFYLWPATGLGFLVTAAVTVTITFDSWGRHLDLKLQHHEKWMVAGPLFDISVEPEGVITEIHLPHVISLPANEVDISWFQVAHFKDEGMVLEPPARVEPFYAILENPSFSLMGILLRLARETCLSVPITSTALIYYHFHPEDVKFHLYLIPSDSLLTKAIDEEEAKFQGVRLQTSPPVDPLNFGSRYIVSCLPPLEIIPKELKLSYRNPGEIQVFSKVYAGRMKEPIMLEITDKRYKTLIWYTLVKPEELQFGATSAPPPLPGSLTPENGLRVPSVRL, from the exons atggaaaaatattcatctAAGAAAAGGATACGCATATTTAAGAGATGCCCTTTGACATG GTTGTGTGTGTGCAGCAGTGATGCAGACAAAGTGGAAAAGAATGCCTACCGCTCAGAGAACTTCTACCTGTCACCATGGAGGATGTCCGCCCggtcaaagcaaaaacaaaaacagatctcTACCCCTTCTCAGGACCGATGCAAAATTGACTTTCTCAG TGGATATGATGACGTATCTCACCCCTGCTCTTCGGCTGCGCACATACAGGATGACCAGTTTTCTACTTTCTCAGAAAATGGAGGATATTGTGAAGTGTTGATATCAAAGCCACCACCGCACATCACTGCTCTTGGAACTGAGTCCTGTGAGGAAGAGATTTCCTG TTCTCCATTCAGAAGCGAATCTGAAGACCAAGAATCTTCACAGAGTCAAGAATCAG aagataCTTGCTGGGAAGAGAAGACAGTAGTGCCTCACCTGGTTGCTAAACTCTGTTCTGGGACTGAACCGGTTTGTAAAAGTAATCAGTTTCTGGGACCTGAAGGAAATGTGGATATTGAGTTGATTGATAAGAGTGCAAACAGATACAG TGTCCACTTCCCCGTGGCCGGCTTCTATCTGTGGCCAGCAACAGGCCTTGGCTTCCTGGTAACAGCAGCAGTGACCGTGACGATTACGTTCGATTCTTGGGGTCGGCACCTGGACCTGAAGTTACAGCATCACGAGAAGTGGATGGTGGCCGGCCCTTTATTTGACATCTCTGTGGAGCCTGAGGGGGTCATCACTGAAATCCACCTCCCCCACGTCATCTCCCTCCCAG CAAATGAGGTCGATATCTCTTGGTTCCAAGTTGCTCATTTTAAGGATGAAGGGATGGTCCTGGAGCCACCAGCCCGAGTGGAGCCTTTCTATGCCATCCTGGAAAACCCTAGCTTCTCTCTGATGGGGATCCTGCTGAGACTTGCCAGAGAGACCTGTCTTTCGGTCCCCATCACATCCACGGCACTAATCTATTATCACTTCCACCCCGAAGATGTGAAATTTCACTTGTATCTTATCCCCAGCGACTCCTTGCTAACGAAG GCAATAGATGAGGAGGAAGCTAAATTTCAAGGTGTGCGTCTGCAGACCTCGCCCCCAGTGGACCCACTGAATTTTGGTTCCCGTTATATTGTGTCTTGTTTGCCTCCCCTGGAAATAATACCCAAG GAGTTGAAATTATCCTACAGGAACCCTGGAGAAATCCAGGTCTTCTCTAAAGTCTATGCTGGGAGGATGAAGGAACCAATCATGCTTGAAATTACTGACAAAAGATACAAGACTTTGATCTGGTACACTTTGGTGAAGCCAG agGAGCTCCAGTTTGGTGCTACAtcggcccctcctcccctcccag GTTCATTGACCCCCGAGAATGGACTGCGCGTCCCGAGCGTGCGTCTGTGA
- the CARD8 gene encoding caspase recruitment domain-containing protein 8 isoform X6 encodes MEKYSSKKRIRIFKRCPLTWLCVCSSDADKVEKNAYRSENFYLSPWRMSARSKQKQKQISTPSQDRCKIDFLSGYDDVSHPCSSAAHIQDDQFSTFSENGGYCEVLISKPPPHITALGTESCEEEISCSPFRSESEDQESSQSQESEDTCWEEKTVVPHLVAKLCSGTEPVCKSNQFLGPEGNVDIELIDKSANRYSVHFPVAGFYLWPATGLGFLVTAAVTVTITFDSWGRHLDLKLQHHEKWMVAGPLFDISVEPEGVITEIHLPHVISLPANEVDISWFQVAHFKDEGMVLEPPARVEPFYAILENPSFSLMGILLRLARETCLSVPITSTALIYYHFHPEDVKFHLYLIPSDSLLTKAIDEEEAKFQGVRLQTSPPVDPLNFGSRYIVSCLPPLEIIPKELKLSYRNPGEIQVFSKVYAGRMKEPIMLEITDKRYKTLIWYTLVKPGSLTPENGLRVPSVRL; translated from the exons atggaaaaatattcatctAAGAAAAGGATACGCATATTTAAGAGATGCCCTTTGACATG GTTGTGTGTGTGCAGCAGTGATGCAGACAAAGTGGAAAAGAATGCCTACCGCTCAGAGAACTTCTACCTGTCACCATGGAGGATGTCCGCCCggtcaaagcaaaaacaaaaacagatctcTACCCCTTCTCAGGACCGATGCAAAATTGACTTTCTCAG TGGATATGATGACGTATCTCACCCCTGCTCTTCGGCTGCGCACATACAGGATGACCAGTTTTCTACTTTCTCAGAAAATGGAGGATATTGTGAAGTGTTGATATCAAAGCCACCACCGCACATCACTGCTCTTGGAACTGAGTCCTGTGAGGAAGAGATTTCCTG TTCTCCATTCAGAAGCGAATCTGAAGACCAAGAATCTTCACAGAGTCAAGAATCAG aagataCTTGCTGGGAAGAGAAGACAGTAGTGCCTCACCTGGTTGCTAAACTCTGTTCTGGGACTGAACCGGTTTGTAAAAGTAATCAGTTTCTGGGACCTGAAGGAAATGTGGATATTGAGTTGATTGATAAGAGTGCAAACAGATACAG TGTCCACTTCCCCGTGGCCGGCTTCTATCTGTGGCCAGCAACAGGCCTTGGCTTCCTGGTAACAGCAGCAGTGACCGTGACGATTACGTTCGATTCTTGGGGTCGGCACCTGGACCTGAAGTTACAGCATCACGAGAAGTGGATGGTGGCCGGCCCTTTATTTGACATCTCTGTGGAGCCTGAGGGGGTCATCACTGAAATCCACCTCCCCCACGTCATCTCCCTCCCAG CAAATGAGGTCGATATCTCTTGGTTCCAAGTTGCTCATTTTAAGGATGAAGGGATGGTCCTGGAGCCACCAGCCCGAGTGGAGCCTTTCTATGCCATCCTGGAAAACCCTAGCTTCTCTCTGATGGGGATCCTGCTGAGACTTGCCAGAGAGACCTGTCTTTCGGTCCCCATCACATCCACGGCACTAATCTATTATCACTTCCACCCCGAAGATGTGAAATTTCACTTGTATCTTATCCCCAGCGACTCCTTGCTAACGAAG GCAATAGATGAGGAGGAAGCTAAATTTCAAGGTGTGCGTCTGCAGACCTCGCCCCCAGTGGACCCACTGAATTTTGGTTCCCGTTATATTGTGTCTTGTTTGCCTCCCCTGGAAATAATACCCAAG GAGTTGAAATTATCCTACAGGAACCCTGGAGAAATCCAGGTCTTCTCTAAAGTCTATGCTGGGAGGATGAAGGAACCAATCATGCTTGAAATTACTGACAAAAGATACAAGACTTTGATCTGGTACACTTTGGTGAAGCCAG GTTCATTGACCCCCGAGAATGGACTGCGCGTCCCGAGCGTGCGTCTGTGA
- the CARD8 gene encoding caspase recruitment domain-containing protein 8 isoform X1, translating to MEKYSSKKRIRIFKRCPLTWLCVCSSDADKVEKNAYRSENFYLSPWRMSARSKQKQKQISTPSQDRCKIDFLSGYDDVSHPCSSAAHIQDDQFSTFSENGGYCEVLISKPPPHITALGTESCEEEISCSPFRSESEDQESSQSQESEDTCWEEKTVVPHLVAKLCSGTEPVCKSNQFLGPEGNVDIELIDKSANRYSVHFPVAGFYLWPATGLGFLVTAAVTVTITFDSWGRHLDLKLQHHEKWMVAGPLFDISVEPEGVITEIHLPHVISLPANEVDISWFQVAHFKDEGMVLEPPARVEPFYAILENPSFSLMGILLRLARETCLSVPITSTALIYYHFHPEDVKFHLYLIPSDSLLTKAIDEEEAKFQGVRLQTSPPVDPLNFGSRYIVSCLPPLEIIPKELKLSYRNPGEIQVFSKVYAGRMKEPIMLEITDKRYKTLIWYTLVKPEELQFGATSAPPPLPAVAFMKEHHRHLQARLGNLNGVLDDLQDRGVFTEEEKEMVQQMPTQQRRNETLLRMVENKGHQAQKVLFKSISRRDPYLMSYLNQQSLQQ from the exons atggaaaaatattcatctAAGAAAAGGATACGCATATTTAAGAGATGCCCTTTGACATG GTTGTGTGTGTGCAGCAGTGATGCAGACAAAGTGGAAAAGAATGCCTACCGCTCAGAGAACTTCTACCTGTCACCATGGAGGATGTCCGCCCggtcaaagcaaaaacaaaaacagatctcTACCCCTTCTCAGGACCGATGCAAAATTGACTTTCTCAG TGGATATGATGACGTATCTCACCCCTGCTCTTCGGCTGCGCACATACAGGATGACCAGTTTTCTACTTTCTCAGAAAATGGAGGATATTGTGAAGTGTTGATATCAAAGCCACCACCGCACATCACTGCTCTTGGAACTGAGTCCTGTGAGGAAGAGATTTCCTG TTCTCCATTCAGAAGCGAATCTGAAGACCAAGAATCTTCACAGAGTCAAGAATCAG aagataCTTGCTGGGAAGAGAAGACAGTAGTGCCTCACCTGGTTGCTAAACTCTGTTCTGGGACTGAACCGGTTTGTAAAAGTAATCAGTTTCTGGGACCTGAAGGAAATGTGGATATTGAGTTGATTGATAAGAGTGCAAACAGATACAG TGTCCACTTCCCCGTGGCCGGCTTCTATCTGTGGCCAGCAACAGGCCTTGGCTTCCTGGTAACAGCAGCAGTGACCGTGACGATTACGTTCGATTCTTGGGGTCGGCACCTGGACCTGAAGTTACAGCATCACGAGAAGTGGATGGTGGCCGGCCCTTTATTTGACATCTCTGTGGAGCCTGAGGGGGTCATCACTGAAATCCACCTCCCCCACGTCATCTCCCTCCCAG CAAATGAGGTCGATATCTCTTGGTTCCAAGTTGCTCATTTTAAGGATGAAGGGATGGTCCTGGAGCCACCAGCCCGAGTGGAGCCTTTCTATGCCATCCTGGAAAACCCTAGCTTCTCTCTGATGGGGATCCTGCTGAGACTTGCCAGAGAGACCTGTCTTTCGGTCCCCATCACATCCACGGCACTAATCTATTATCACTTCCACCCCGAAGATGTGAAATTTCACTTGTATCTTATCCCCAGCGACTCCTTGCTAACGAAG GCAATAGATGAGGAGGAAGCTAAATTTCAAGGTGTGCGTCTGCAGACCTCGCCCCCAGTGGACCCACTGAATTTTGGTTCCCGTTATATTGTGTCTTGTTTGCCTCCCCTGGAAATAATACCCAAG GAGTTGAAATTATCCTACAGGAACCCTGGAGAAATCCAGGTCTTCTCTAAAGTCTATGCTGGGAGGATGAAGGAACCAATCATGCTTGAAATTACTGACAAAAGATACAAGACTTTGATCTGGTACACTTTGGTGAAGCCAG agGAGCTCCAGTTTGGTGCTACAtcggcccctcctcccctcccag CTGTGGCCTTTATGAAGGAGCACCATCGTCATCTTCAAGCCAGGCTGGGGAACCTGAATGGAGTCCTGGATGATCTTCAGGACCGTGGGGTCTTCACcgaggaagagaaggagatggTGCAGCAGATGCCAACACAGCAGAGAAGGAACGAGACCCTACTGAGGATGGTGGAGAATAAAGGGCACCAGGCCCAGAAGGTGCTCTTCAAAAGCATTAGTAGAAGAGACCCTTATCTGATGTCCTACCTCAACCAGCAGAGTTTACAACAGTGA
- the CARD8 gene encoding caspase recruitment domain-containing protein 8 isoform X4, whose amino-acid sequence MSARSKQKQKQISTPSQDRCKIDFLSGYDDVSHPCSSAAHIQDDQFSTFSENGGYCEVLISKPPPHITALGTESCEEEISCSPFRSESEDQESSQSQESEDTCWEEKTVVPHLVAKLCSGTEPVCKSNQFLGPEGNVDIELIDKSANRYSVHFPVAGFYLWPATGLGFLVTAAVTVTITFDSWGRHLDLKLQHHEKWMVAGPLFDISVEPEGVITEIHLPHVISLPANEVDISWFQVAHFKDEGMVLEPPARVEPFYAILENPSFSLMGILLRLARETCLSVPITSTALIYYHFHPEDVKFHLYLIPSDSLLTKAIDEEEAKFQGVRLQTSPPVDPLNFGSRYIVSCLPPLEIIPKELKLSYRNPGEIQVFSKVYAGRMKEPIMLEITDKRYKTLIWYTLVKPEELQFGATSAPPPLPAVAFMKEHHRHLQARLGNLNGVLDDLQDRGVFTEEEKEMVQQMPTQQRRNETLLRMVENKGHQAQKVLFKSISRRDPYLMSYLNQQSLQQ is encoded by the exons ATGTCCGCCCggtcaaagcaaaaacaaaaacagatctcTACCCCTTCTCAGGACCGATGCAAAATTGACTTTCTCAG TGGATATGATGACGTATCTCACCCCTGCTCTTCGGCTGCGCACATACAGGATGACCAGTTTTCTACTTTCTCAGAAAATGGAGGATATTGTGAAGTGTTGATATCAAAGCCACCACCGCACATCACTGCTCTTGGAACTGAGTCCTGTGAGGAAGAGATTTCCTG TTCTCCATTCAGAAGCGAATCTGAAGACCAAGAATCTTCACAGAGTCAAGAATCAG aagataCTTGCTGGGAAGAGAAGACAGTAGTGCCTCACCTGGTTGCTAAACTCTGTTCTGGGACTGAACCGGTTTGTAAAAGTAATCAGTTTCTGGGACCTGAAGGAAATGTGGATATTGAGTTGATTGATAAGAGTGCAAACAGATACAG TGTCCACTTCCCCGTGGCCGGCTTCTATCTGTGGCCAGCAACAGGCCTTGGCTTCCTGGTAACAGCAGCAGTGACCGTGACGATTACGTTCGATTCTTGGGGTCGGCACCTGGACCTGAAGTTACAGCATCACGAGAAGTGGATGGTGGCCGGCCCTTTATTTGACATCTCTGTGGAGCCTGAGGGGGTCATCACTGAAATCCACCTCCCCCACGTCATCTCCCTCCCAG CAAATGAGGTCGATATCTCTTGGTTCCAAGTTGCTCATTTTAAGGATGAAGGGATGGTCCTGGAGCCACCAGCCCGAGTGGAGCCTTTCTATGCCATCCTGGAAAACCCTAGCTTCTCTCTGATGGGGATCCTGCTGAGACTTGCCAGAGAGACCTGTCTTTCGGTCCCCATCACATCCACGGCACTAATCTATTATCACTTCCACCCCGAAGATGTGAAATTTCACTTGTATCTTATCCCCAGCGACTCCTTGCTAACGAAG GCAATAGATGAGGAGGAAGCTAAATTTCAAGGTGTGCGTCTGCAGACCTCGCCCCCAGTGGACCCACTGAATTTTGGTTCCCGTTATATTGTGTCTTGTTTGCCTCCCCTGGAAATAATACCCAAG GAGTTGAAATTATCCTACAGGAACCCTGGAGAAATCCAGGTCTTCTCTAAAGTCTATGCTGGGAGGATGAAGGAACCAATCATGCTTGAAATTACTGACAAAAGATACAAGACTTTGATCTGGTACACTTTGGTGAAGCCAG agGAGCTCCAGTTTGGTGCTACAtcggcccctcctcccctcccag CTGTGGCCTTTATGAAGGAGCACCATCGTCATCTTCAAGCCAGGCTGGGGAACCTGAATGGAGTCCTGGATGATCTTCAGGACCGTGGGGTCTTCACcgaggaagagaaggagatggTGCAGCAGATGCCAACACAGCAGAGAAGGAACGAGACCCTACTGAGGATGGTGGAGAATAAAGGGCACCAGGCCCAGAAGGTGCTCTTCAAAAGCATTAGTAGAAGAGACCCTTATCTGATGTCCTACCTCAACCAGCAGAGTTTACAACAGTGA